GCCCGCCTGGGGCTGGCTTGCTATGACGCGCCATGACGCGGGCGGTTGAGCGGCCCTAGGCGGCGGGCGCGCGGCTGGCGGCTTCGCCCAGGGCGCGCAGGCCCGCGGCCAGCTCGGGCGTCCAGGGCCGCGCGATATTGAGCCGCAGGCAGTCGCCATACTTTCCCGAGGCCGAGAACAGCGTGCCGGGCGTGTACGAGATGCCTTGCGCCACCGCGGTGCGCAGCAGCGCCAGCGTGTCGGTGGGTTCGGGCAGTTGCAGCCACAGCCACCAGCCGCCCTCGGGGCCGCCGATCCGGGTCCCCGCGGGGAAGTTCTGGCGCACCTTGTCGCGCGCCAGGGGCACGATAGACGCCAGCCGGGTTCGCAGCTTGCGCAGGTGGGCGGGCAGCTTGCCGGCTTTCATGTAATCCGCCAGCACCTGCTGCTCCAGCAGCGGCGCGGCCAGCGAATTGCTGATCTTCAGCGATTCCAGCTGGCGCTGGCGCTTGCCGCCCAGCACCCAGCCCAGGCGGAACGCGGGCGCCATGCTCTTGCTGCACGAGCCGCAGTAGATGACGCGGCCATCGCGGTCCCAGGCCTTGAGCGCGGGCGGGCGCTCGGTCCGGTGGCCCAGGTCGCCGAAGGCGTCGTCCTCGATCACGGTCAGGTCATGGCGCTGGGCGATCTTCAGCAGGCGTTGCTTGGCCGCGTCGGGCATGCAGTCGCCCAATGGATTCTGGAATGTGGGCATGACCACCACGGCGCGCACGTCGGCCTGGTGCTCCAGCGCGTATTCCAGCGCTTCCAGGCTGAGGCCCTGGCCGGGCACGCAGGGCACCTCCAGCGCGCGCATGCCAAGGTGTTCGAGCGTCTGCAGCAGGCCGAAATACACCGGCGATTCGACGATGATGGTGTCGCCCGGCCGAGCGGCGGCGCGCAGGGCGATCTGCATGGCCTCGGTGGCGCCGTTGGTGATCAGCAGCTCATCGGGCGCGGCATCGATGCCGCAGCCGGCCAGGTGGGCCAGCAGTTCGGTCTTGAAAGCGGGCAGGCCGGTGCCCGATGGATAGGCGCCCAAGGCCAGCGGCTGCTGGCGTAGCTGGCGTTGCGCGATCCTGGCCAGCGCGTCGCAGGGATACCAGTCGGGCGCCGCGCTGGCCAGGTGCAGCGCCAGCGGCAGCGGCTGCGCGGTCAGCGCATAGAGCTGGGTCATGCGGTGTTGCAGCGAGGCCAGGCGCTCGTATTCCATGCCGGCCGACCGTTCGCTCGCCATGGCCGGCAAGCGGCCGCGCGCCTGGCGCAGGGCCTTCCAGTCGGCCACGTAGGTGCCGGACTTGTAGCGGGCCTCGGCATAGCCTTCGCGTTCTAGCTGGCGGTAGCAGCGCACGGCGGTGGCGACGCTGACGTCATGCGCGGTCGCCAGTTCACGCACCGACGGCAGGCGCTCTCCCACGCGGTACTGCGCGGCGTGGATGGCGCGCTTCAGGCGCGCCGCGAGCAGGGCGTAACTGTGCTGCATGACAGATCCTGGAATTCGCAATCTGTGCAGCATAGCCTGGCGCCGCGCTGTCGTCGCGCGCGGGCCGGGTCGGGCGCATGATGGGCGCGGTTTCCATTCATCCGCAACCCGAAGGCGCACGCCATGCACGCAGAGAACTTTTCCTTGTCCCGCTACCTTGAACGCATCGGTCATGCCGGCGCGGCGCGGGCCGATCACGCCACGCTGGCCGCCCTGATGCGCCGCCAGCTGTTCACCGTGCCGTTCGAGAACCTGGACGTACAGGCCGGGCAGGTGGTGTCGCTGGTGCCCGAGGATATCGTCGACAAGATCGTGGCGCGCGGACGCGGCGGCTACTGCTACGAGGTCAACGGCCTGTTCGCGATGGCATTGCAGGCGCTGGGCATCGGGTATCGCTTCGTGGCCGCGCGGCCCATGTTCTATCCCGTCAGGCGTCCCCGCACGCACATGGCGCTGGTGGCGCGCGTCGATGGCGCCGATTGGCTCTGCGACCTGGGCTTCGGCAGCTATGGCCTGCGCGCGCCGCTCGACCTGGCGGACCTGGACCGCGAGGTGCGGCAGGACATGGACCGCTTCAGGCTGAGCCGCGCCGATACGGGCGAGTACCTGCTGCAGGCGTGGGCCGGCGGCCAATGGCAGAACCAGTACGGCTTCGACCTGTCGCCGCAGGAATGGATCGACTTCACGCCGGCCAACTACCTGAACTCGACCCATCCCGATGCGATCTTCGTGCAGAAGCGCGTGGTGGTGCTGCATGGCGAATCCGGCCGCAGCATCCTGGTGGGCAACACGCTCAAGGTGGTGGCGGCGGACGCGGTGACCGAGACGACGCTGGATGAGGCCGAGGCCGTCGCCGCGTTGCGCGAACGCTTCGGGCTCGATCCGCGGGCCGGCATGCGCCGCCCGCGCCACGACGGCGCGGACGCGGCCTAGTCGAACACGCCCGCCCGCACGGCGCTACAGGTCAGGACGGTCACAAAGACAGCGATGGGATGGCGCATGGGGCAGGCCTCGGAATCGGGGTAAAAACAGCGTAATGCCTGGCTGGAACGTTTGCCAGTCCTAATGGCAAGCAGTTTTTCTCATTGCAACAACCGTAACCTGTCACACTGCTGACTCGGGCTAGAATCGCTCGCTTCTATTCCGGGGGGAATGCCAGATGCGATATTTCCTGATCTTGGTGGGGGCCGCCGTGGTCGCCTATTTGCTTGCGCGCGGCATCGCCGCCGTGCTCTCGGATCGTAAACGCAATAAATCAGAAAGGGACTGAAAAGTGAAGCCGACCGACCTCCAGATCGTCAAGTCCGTCAAGCCGCGCAGCCTCAAGGTGGGCATCATCACGGGCGTGCTGTTCGTGCTGATCCTGTGCCTCGCGTTCGGCTCCTGGTTCCAGGTGGACCAGGGCGAGCGCGGCGTGGTGCTGCGCAACGGCAAGCTGGTGCGCGTGTCCGAGCCCGGCCTGGATTTCAAGACGCCGTTCATCGACAACGTGATGACGGTGTCGGTGCGCGACCACACCTTCGTGTTCGAGAAGCTCGAGGCCTACAGCTATGACCAGCAGCCCGCCACGCTGCGCGTGTCGGTCACGTACCGCGTGCCGCCGGAGCACGTCGCCGAGCTGTATTCCGAATACGGC
The window above is part of the Achromobacter deleyi genome. Proteins encoded here:
- a CDS encoding arylamine N-acetyltransferase family protein, translated to MHAENFSLSRYLERIGHAGAARADHATLAALMRRQLFTVPFENLDVQAGQVVSLVPEDIVDKIVARGRGGYCYEVNGLFAMALQALGIGYRFVAARPMFYPVRRPRTHMALVARVDGADWLCDLGFGSYGLRAPLDLADLDREVRQDMDRFRLSRADTGEYLLQAWAGGQWQNQYGFDLSPQEWIDFTPANYLNSTHPDAIFVQKRVVVLHGESGRSILVGNTLKVVAADAVTETTLDEAEAVAALRERFGLDPRAGMRRPRHDGADAA
- a CDS encoding PLP-dependent aminotransferase family protein, encoding MQHSYALLAARLKRAIHAAQYRVGERLPSVRELATAHDVSVATAVRCYRQLEREGYAEARYKSGTYVADWKALRQARGRLPAMASERSAGMEYERLASLQHRMTQLYALTAQPLPLALHLASAAPDWYPCDALARIAQRQLRQQPLALGAYPSGTGLPAFKTELLAHLAGCGIDAAPDELLITNGATEAMQIALRAAARPGDTIIVESPVYFGLLQTLEHLGMRALEVPCVPGQGLSLEALEYALEHQADVRAVVVMPTFQNPLGDCMPDAAKQRLLKIAQRHDLTVIEDDAFGDLGHRTERPPALKAWDRDGRVIYCGSCSKSMAPAFRLGWVLGGKRQRQLESLKISNSLAAPLLEQQVLADYMKAGKLPAHLRKLRTRLASIVPLARDKVRQNFPAGTRIGGPEGGWWLWLQLPEPTDTLALLRTAVAQGISYTPGTLFSASGKYGDCLRLNIARPWTPELAAGLRALGEAASRAPAA